One genomic region from Panthera tigris isolate Pti1 chromosome D1, P.tigris_Pti1_mat1.1, whole genome shotgun sequence encodes:
- the SF1 gene encoding splicing factor 1 isoform X10: MATGANATPLDFPSKKRKRSRWNQDTMEQKTVIPGMPTVIPPGLTREQERAYIVQLQIEDLTRKLRTGDLGIPPNPEDRSPSPEPIYNSEGKRLNTREFRTRKKLEEERHNLITEMVALNPDFKPPADYKPPATRVSDKVMIPQDEYPEINFVGLLIGPRGNTLKNIEKECNAKIMIRGKGSVKEGKVGRKDGQMLPGEDEPLHALVTANTMENVKKAVEQIRNILKQGIETPEDQNDLRKMQLRELARLNGTLREDDNRILRPWQSSETRSITNTTVCTKCGGAGHIASDCKFQRPGDPQSAQDKARMDKEYLSLMAELGEAPVPASVGSTSGPATTPLASAPRPAAPANNPPPPSLMSTTQSRPPWMNSGPSESRPYHGMHGGGPGGPGGGPHSFPHPLPSLTGGHGGHPMQHNPNGPPPPWMQPPPPPMNQGPHPPGHHGPPPMGKSVPGKYACGLWGLSPASRKRYDATAAYGHDAAAAAASQWAAPAPSLWPSSPMAAAAAAASATPSAQQQYGFQYPLAMAAKIPPRGGDGPSHESEDFPRPLVTLPGRQPQQRPWWTGWFGKAA; encoded by the exons ACTTTCCAAGTAAGAAGCGGAAGAGGAGCCGATGGAACCAAGATACGATGGAACAGAAGACGGTGATTCCGGGAATGCCTACGGTTATCCCCCCTGGACTTACTCGGGAACAAGAAAGAGCTTATATAG TGCAACTGCAGATAGAAGACCTGACTCGTAAACTGCGCACAGGAGACCTGGGCATCCCCCCTAACCCTGAGGACAG GTCCCCTTCCCCTGAGCCCATCTACAATAGCGAGGGGAAGCGGCTTAACACGCGCGAGTTCCGCACCCGCAAAAAGCTTGAAGAGGAGCGGCACAACCTCATCACGGAGATGGTTGCCCTCAACCCTGATTTCAAGCCGCCTGCAGATTACAA gcCTCCAGCAACACGGGTGAGCGATAAAGTAATGATTCCACAAGATGAGTACCCAGAAATCAACTTCGTGGGGCTGCTGATTGGGCCCAG AGGGAACACCTTGAAGAACATAGAGAAGGAATGTAACGCCAAGATTATGATTCGGGGAAAAGGGTCTGTCAAAGAAGGGAAGGTCGGGCGCAAAGATGGCCAGATGTTGCCTGGAGAAGATGAACCACTTCATGCCCTGGTTACCGCCAACACCATGGAGAATGTGAAGAAAGCCGTGGAACAG ATAAGAAACATCCTGAAGCAGGGTATTGAGACCCCTGAGGACCAGAATGATCTACGGAAGATGCAGCTTCGGGAGTTGGCCCGTTTGAACGGGACCCTTCGAGAAGATGATAACAG GATCTTAAGACCTTGGCAGAGCTCAGAGACCCGCAGCATTACCAATACCACAGTGTGTACCAAGTGCGGAGGGGCTGGCCATATTGCTTCCGATTGTAAATTCCAAAG GCCTGGTGACCCCCAGTCAGCTCAGGATAAAGCACGGATGGATAAAGAGTATTTGTCCCTCATGGCTGAACTGGGCGAAGCCCCTGTGCCAGCGTCCGTGGGCTCCACCTCTGGGCCTGCCACCACGCCCCTGGCCAGCGCGCCTCGGCCTGCTGCTCCCGCCAACAACCCACCTCCCCCG TCTCTCATGTCCACCACCCAGAGCCGCCCACCCTGGATGAATTCGGGCCCTTCAGAGAGTCGGCCCTACCACGGCATGCACGGAGGTGGTCCTGGTGGGCCCGGAGGTGGCCCCCACAGCTTCCCACACCCGTTACCCAGCCTGACAGGTGGGCACGGTGGACATCCCATGCAGCACAACCCTAACGGACCCCCACCCCCTTGGATGCAGCCGCCACCACCACCGATGAACCAGGGCCCCCACCCACCTGGGCATCATGGCCCTCCTCCAATGGGTAA ATCAGTACCTGGGAAGTACGCCTGTGGGCTCTGGGGTCTATCGCCTGCATCAAGGAAAAG GTATGATGCCACCGCCGCCTATGGGCATgatgccgccgccgccgccgcctcccagtgggcagcccccgccccctccctctggccctcttcccccatggcagcagcagcagcagcagcctccgCCACCCCCTCCGCCCAGCAGCAGTATGGCTTCCAGTACCCCCTTGCCATGGCAGCAAA GATCCCTCCCCGCGGCGGCGATGGCCCGAGCCATGAGAGTGAGGACTTTCCGCGCCCATTGGTGACCCTTCCAGGCAGACAGCCTCAGCAGCGCCCCTGGTGGACGGGATGGTTCGGCAAAGCAGCCTGA
- the SF1 gene encoding splicing factor 1 isoform X11 — MATGANATPLDFPSKKRKRSRWNQDTMEQKTVIPGMPTVIPPGLTREQERAYIVQLQIEDLTRKLRTGDLGIPPNPEDRSPSPEPIYNSEGKRLNTREFRTRKKLEEERHNLITEMVALNPDFKPPADYKPPATRVSDKVMIPQDEYPEINFVGLLIGPRGNTLKNIEKECNAKIMIRGKGSVKEGKVGRKDGQMLPGEDEPLHALVTANTMENVKKAVEQIRNILKQGIETPEDQNDLRKMQLRELARLNGTLREDDNRILRPWQSSETRSITNTTVCTKCGGAGHIASDCKFQRPGDPQSAQDKARMDKEYLSLMAELGEAPVPASVGSTSGPATTPLASAPRPAAPANNPPPPSLMSTTQSRPPWMNSGPSESRPYHGMHGGGPGGPGGGPHSFPHPLPSLTGGHGGHPMQHNPNGPPPPWMQPPPPPMNQGPHPPGHHGPPPMVPGKYACGLWGLSPASRKRYDATAAYGHDAAAAAASQWAAPAPSLWPSSPMAAAAAAASATPSAQQQYGFQYPLAMAAKIPPRGGDGPSHESEDFPRPLVTLPGRQPQQRPWWTGWFGKAA; from the exons ACTTTCCAAGTAAGAAGCGGAAGAGGAGCCGATGGAACCAAGATACGATGGAACAGAAGACGGTGATTCCGGGAATGCCTACGGTTATCCCCCCTGGACTTACTCGGGAACAAGAAAGAGCTTATATAG TGCAACTGCAGATAGAAGACCTGACTCGTAAACTGCGCACAGGAGACCTGGGCATCCCCCCTAACCCTGAGGACAG GTCCCCTTCCCCTGAGCCCATCTACAATAGCGAGGGGAAGCGGCTTAACACGCGCGAGTTCCGCACCCGCAAAAAGCTTGAAGAGGAGCGGCACAACCTCATCACGGAGATGGTTGCCCTCAACCCTGATTTCAAGCCGCCTGCAGATTACAA gcCTCCAGCAACACGGGTGAGCGATAAAGTAATGATTCCACAAGATGAGTACCCAGAAATCAACTTCGTGGGGCTGCTGATTGGGCCCAG AGGGAACACCTTGAAGAACATAGAGAAGGAATGTAACGCCAAGATTATGATTCGGGGAAAAGGGTCTGTCAAAGAAGGGAAGGTCGGGCGCAAAGATGGCCAGATGTTGCCTGGAGAAGATGAACCACTTCATGCCCTGGTTACCGCCAACACCATGGAGAATGTGAAGAAAGCCGTGGAACAG ATAAGAAACATCCTGAAGCAGGGTATTGAGACCCCTGAGGACCAGAATGATCTACGGAAGATGCAGCTTCGGGAGTTGGCCCGTTTGAACGGGACCCTTCGAGAAGATGATAACAG GATCTTAAGACCTTGGCAGAGCTCAGAGACCCGCAGCATTACCAATACCACAGTGTGTACCAAGTGCGGAGGGGCTGGCCATATTGCTTCCGATTGTAAATTCCAAAG GCCTGGTGACCCCCAGTCAGCTCAGGATAAAGCACGGATGGATAAAGAGTATTTGTCCCTCATGGCTGAACTGGGCGAAGCCCCTGTGCCAGCGTCCGTGGGCTCCACCTCTGGGCCTGCCACCACGCCCCTGGCCAGCGCGCCTCGGCCTGCTGCTCCCGCCAACAACCCACCTCCCCCG TCTCTCATGTCCACCACCCAGAGCCGCCCACCCTGGATGAATTCGGGCCCTTCAGAGAGTCGGCCCTACCACGGCATGCACGGAGGTGGTCCTGGTGGGCCCGGAGGTGGCCCCCACAGCTTCCCACACCCGTTACCCAGCCTGACAGGTGGGCACGGTGGACATCCCATGCAGCACAACCCTAACGGACCCCCACCCCCTTGGATGCAGCCGCCACCACCACCGATGAACCAGGGCCCCCACCCACCTGGGCATCATGGCCCTCCTCCAATGG TACCTGGGAAGTACGCCTGTGGGCTCTGGGGTCTATCGCCTGCATCAAGGAAAAG GTATGATGCCACCGCCGCCTATGGGCATgatgccgccgccgccgccgcctcccagtgggcagcccccgccccctccctctggccctcttcccccatggcagcagcagcagcagcagcctccgCCACCCCCTCCGCCCAGCAGCAGTATGGCTTCCAGTACCCCCTTGCCATGGCAGCAAA GATCCCTCCCCGCGGCGGCGATGGCCCGAGCCATGAGAGTGAGGACTTTCCGCGCCCATTGGTGACCCTTCCAGGCAGACAGCCTCAGCAGCGCCCCTGGTGGACGGGATGGTTCGGCAAAGCAGCCTGA
- the SF1 gene encoding splicing factor 1 isoform X5 produces MATGANATPLDFPSKKRKRSRWNQDTMEQKTVIPGMPTVIPPGLTREQERAYIVQLQIEDLTRKLRTGDLGIPPNPEDRSPSPEPIYNSEGKRLNTREFRTRKKLEEERHNLITEMVALNPDFKPPADYKPPATRVSDKVMIPQDEYPEINFVGLLIGPRGNTLKNIEKECNAKIMIRGKGSVKEGKVGRKDGQMLPGEDEPLHALVTANTMENVKKAVEQIRNILKQGIETPEDQNDLRKMQLRELARLNGTLREDDNRILRPWQSSETRSITNTTVCTKCGGAGHIASDCKFQRPGDPQSAQDKARMDKEYLSLMAELGEAPVPASVGSTSGPATTPLASAPRPAAPANNPPPPSLMSTTQSRPPWMNSGPSESRPYHGMHGGGPGGPGGGPHSFPHPLPSLTGGHGGHPMQHNPNGPPPPWMQPPPPPMNQGPHPPGHHGPPPMDQYLGSTPVGSGVYRLHQGKGMMPPPPMGMMPPPPPPPSGQPPPPPSGPLPPWQQQQQQPPPPPPPSSSMASSTPLPWQQNTTTTTTSAGTGSIPPWQQQQAAAAASPGAPQMQGNPTMVPLPPGVQPPLPPGAPPPPPPPPPGSAGMMIPPRGGDGPSHESEDFPRPLVTLPGRQPQQRPWWTGWFGKAA; encoded by the exons ACTTTCCAAGTAAGAAGCGGAAGAGGAGCCGATGGAACCAAGATACGATGGAACAGAAGACGGTGATTCCGGGAATGCCTACGGTTATCCCCCCTGGACTTACTCGGGAACAAGAAAGAGCTTATATAG TGCAACTGCAGATAGAAGACCTGACTCGTAAACTGCGCACAGGAGACCTGGGCATCCCCCCTAACCCTGAGGACAG GTCCCCTTCCCCTGAGCCCATCTACAATAGCGAGGGGAAGCGGCTTAACACGCGCGAGTTCCGCACCCGCAAAAAGCTTGAAGAGGAGCGGCACAACCTCATCACGGAGATGGTTGCCCTCAACCCTGATTTCAAGCCGCCTGCAGATTACAA gcCTCCAGCAACACGGGTGAGCGATAAAGTAATGATTCCACAAGATGAGTACCCAGAAATCAACTTCGTGGGGCTGCTGATTGGGCCCAG AGGGAACACCTTGAAGAACATAGAGAAGGAATGTAACGCCAAGATTATGATTCGGGGAAAAGGGTCTGTCAAAGAAGGGAAGGTCGGGCGCAAAGATGGCCAGATGTTGCCTGGAGAAGATGAACCACTTCATGCCCTGGTTACCGCCAACACCATGGAGAATGTGAAGAAAGCCGTGGAACAG ATAAGAAACATCCTGAAGCAGGGTATTGAGACCCCTGAGGACCAGAATGATCTACGGAAGATGCAGCTTCGGGAGTTGGCCCGTTTGAACGGGACCCTTCGAGAAGATGATAACAG GATCTTAAGACCTTGGCAGAGCTCAGAGACCCGCAGCATTACCAATACCACAGTGTGTACCAAGTGCGGAGGGGCTGGCCATATTGCTTCCGATTGTAAATTCCAAAG GCCTGGTGACCCCCAGTCAGCTCAGGATAAAGCACGGATGGATAAAGAGTATTTGTCCCTCATGGCTGAACTGGGCGAAGCCCCTGTGCCAGCGTCCGTGGGCTCCACCTCTGGGCCTGCCACCACGCCCCTGGCCAGCGCGCCTCGGCCTGCTGCTCCCGCCAACAACCCACCTCCCCCG TCTCTCATGTCCACCACCCAGAGCCGCCCACCCTGGATGAATTCGGGCCCTTCAGAGAGTCGGCCCTACCACGGCATGCACGGAGGTGGTCCTGGTGGGCCCGGAGGTGGCCCCCACAGCTTCCCACACCCGTTACCCAGCCTGACAGGTGGGCACGGTGGACATCCCATGCAGCACAACCCTAACGGACCCCCACCCCCTTGGATGCAGCCGCCACCACCACCGATGAACCAGGGCCCCCACCCACCTGGGCATCATGGCCCTCCTCCAATGG ATCAGTACCTGGGAAGTACGCCTGTGGGCTCTGGGGTCTATCGCCTGCATCAAGGAAAAG GTATGATGCCACCGCCGCCTATGGGCATgatgccgccgccgccgccgcctcccagtgggcagcccccgccccctccctctggccctcttcccccatggcagcagcagcagcagcagcctccgCCACCCCCTCCGCCCAGCAGCAGTATGGCTTCCAGTACCCCCTTGCCATGGCAGCAAA ATACGACGACTACCACCACGAGCGCTGGCACAGGGTCCATCCCGCCATGGCAACAGCAGCAGGCGGCTGCCGCAGCTTCTCCAGGAGCCCCTCAGATGCAAGGCAACCCCACTATGGTGCCCCTGCCCCCCGGGGTCCAGCCGCCTCTGCCGCCCggggcccctccccctccgccgcctccgccgcctgGTTCCGCCGGCATGAT GATCCCTCCCCGCGGCGGCGATGGCCCGAGCCATGAGAGTGAGGACTTTCCGCGCCCATTGGTGACCCTTCCAGGCAGACAGCCTCAGCAGCGCCCCTGGTGGACGGGATGGTTCGGCAAAGCAGCCTGA
- the SF1 gene encoding splicing factor 1 isoform X12: MATGANATPLDFPSKKRKRSRWNQDTMEQKTVIPGMPTVIPPGLTREQERAYIVQLQIEDLTRKLRTGDLGIPPNPEDRSPSPEPIYNSEGKRLNTREFRTRKKLEEERHNLITEMVALNPDFKPPADYKPPATRVSDKVMIPQDEYPEINFVGLLIGPRGNTLKNIEKECNAKIMIRGKGSVKEGKVGRKDGQMLPGEDEPLHALVTANTMENVKKAVEQIRNILKQGIETPEDQNDLRKMQLRELARLNGTLREDDNRILRPWQSSETRSITNTTVCTKCGGAGHIASDCKFQRPGDPQSAQDKARMDKEYLSLMAELGEAPVPASVGSTSGPATTPLASAPRPAAPANNPPPPSLMSTTQSRPPWMNSGPSESRPYHGMHGGGPGGPGGGPHSFPHPLPSLTGGHGGHPMQHNPNGPPPPWMQPPPPPMNQGPHPPGHHGPPPMDQYLGSTPVGSGVYRLHQGKGMMPPPPMGMMPPPPPPPSGQPPPPPSGPLPPWQQQQQQPPPPPPPSSSMASSTPLPWQQRSLPAAAMARAMRVRTFRAHW, translated from the exons ACTTTCCAAGTAAGAAGCGGAAGAGGAGCCGATGGAACCAAGATACGATGGAACAGAAGACGGTGATTCCGGGAATGCCTACGGTTATCCCCCCTGGACTTACTCGGGAACAAGAAAGAGCTTATATAG TGCAACTGCAGATAGAAGACCTGACTCGTAAACTGCGCACAGGAGACCTGGGCATCCCCCCTAACCCTGAGGACAG GTCCCCTTCCCCTGAGCCCATCTACAATAGCGAGGGGAAGCGGCTTAACACGCGCGAGTTCCGCACCCGCAAAAAGCTTGAAGAGGAGCGGCACAACCTCATCACGGAGATGGTTGCCCTCAACCCTGATTTCAAGCCGCCTGCAGATTACAA gcCTCCAGCAACACGGGTGAGCGATAAAGTAATGATTCCACAAGATGAGTACCCAGAAATCAACTTCGTGGGGCTGCTGATTGGGCCCAG AGGGAACACCTTGAAGAACATAGAGAAGGAATGTAACGCCAAGATTATGATTCGGGGAAAAGGGTCTGTCAAAGAAGGGAAGGTCGGGCGCAAAGATGGCCAGATGTTGCCTGGAGAAGATGAACCACTTCATGCCCTGGTTACCGCCAACACCATGGAGAATGTGAAGAAAGCCGTGGAACAG ATAAGAAACATCCTGAAGCAGGGTATTGAGACCCCTGAGGACCAGAATGATCTACGGAAGATGCAGCTTCGGGAGTTGGCCCGTTTGAACGGGACCCTTCGAGAAGATGATAACAG GATCTTAAGACCTTGGCAGAGCTCAGAGACCCGCAGCATTACCAATACCACAGTGTGTACCAAGTGCGGAGGGGCTGGCCATATTGCTTCCGATTGTAAATTCCAAAG GCCTGGTGACCCCCAGTCAGCTCAGGATAAAGCACGGATGGATAAAGAGTATTTGTCCCTCATGGCTGAACTGGGCGAAGCCCCTGTGCCAGCGTCCGTGGGCTCCACCTCTGGGCCTGCCACCACGCCCCTGGCCAGCGCGCCTCGGCCTGCTGCTCCCGCCAACAACCCACCTCCCCCG TCTCTCATGTCCACCACCCAGAGCCGCCCACCCTGGATGAATTCGGGCCCTTCAGAGAGTCGGCCCTACCACGGCATGCACGGAGGTGGTCCTGGTGGGCCCGGAGGTGGCCCCCACAGCTTCCCACACCCGTTACCCAGCCTGACAGGTGGGCACGGTGGACATCCCATGCAGCACAACCCTAACGGACCCCCACCCCCTTGGATGCAGCCGCCACCACCACCGATGAACCAGGGCCCCCACCCACCTGGGCATCATGGCCCTCCTCCAATGG ATCAGTACCTGGGAAGTACGCCTGTGGGCTCTGGGGTCTATCGCCTGCATCAAGGAAAAG GTATGATGCCACCGCCGCCTATGGGCATgatgccgccgccgccgccgcctcccagtgggcagcccccgccccctccctctggccctcttcccccatggcagcagcagcagcagcagcctccgCCACCCCCTCCGCCCAGCAGCAGTATGGCTTCCAGTACCCCCTTGCCATGGCAGCAAA GATCCCTCCCCGCGGCGGCGATGGCCCGAGCCATGAGAGTGAGGACTTTCCGCGCCCATTGGTGA
- the SF1 gene encoding splicing factor 1 isoform X9, whose product MATGANATPLDFPSKKRKRSRWNQDTMEQKTVIPGMPTVIPPGLTREQERAYIVQLQIEDLTRKLRTGDLGIPPNPEDRSPSPEPIYNSEGKRLNTREFRTRKKLEEERHNLITEMVALNPDFKPPADYKPPATRVSDKVMIPQDEYPEINFVGLLIGPRGNTLKNIEKECNAKIMIRGKGSVKEGKVGRKDGQMLPGEDEPLHALVTANTMENVKKAVEQIRNILKQGIETPEDQNDLRKMQLRELARLNGTLREDDNRILRPWQSSETRSITNTTVCTKCGGAGHIASDCKFQRPGDPQSAQDKARMDKEYLSLMAELGEAPVPASVGSTSGPATTPLASAPRPAAPANNPPPPSLMSTTQSRPPWMNSGPSESRPYHGMHGGGPGGPGGGPHSFPHPLPSLTGGHGGHPMQHNPNGPPPPWMQPPPPPMNQGPHPPGHHGPPPMGKSVPGKYACGLWGLSPASRKRYDATAAYGHDAAAAAASQWAAPAPSLWPSSPMAAAAAAASATPSAQQQYGFQYPLAMAAKYDDYHHERWHRVHPAMATAAGGCRSFSRSPSDARQPHYGAPAPRGPAASAARGPSPSAASAAWFRRHDDPSPRRRWPEP is encoded by the exons ACTTTCCAAGTAAGAAGCGGAAGAGGAGCCGATGGAACCAAGATACGATGGAACAGAAGACGGTGATTCCGGGAATGCCTACGGTTATCCCCCCTGGACTTACTCGGGAACAAGAAAGAGCTTATATAG TGCAACTGCAGATAGAAGACCTGACTCGTAAACTGCGCACAGGAGACCTGGGCATCCCCCCTAACCCTGAGGACAG GTCCCCTTCCCCTGAGCCCATCTACAATAGCGAGGGGAAGCGGCTTAACACGCGCGAGTTCCGCACCCGCAAAAAGCTTGAAGAGGAGCGGCACAACCTCATCACGGAGATGGTTGCCCTCAACCCTGATTTCAAGCCGCCTGCAGATTACAA gcCTCCAGCAACACGGGTGAGCGATAAAGTAATGATTCCACAAGATGAGTACCCAGAAATCAACTTCGTGGGGCTGCTGATTGGGCCCAG AGGGAACACCTTGAAGAACATAGAGAAGGAATGTAACGCCAAGATTATGATTCGGGGAAAAGGGTCTGTCAAAGAAGGGAAGGTCGGGCGCAAAGATGGCCAGATGTTGCCTGGAGAAGATGAACCACTTCATGCCCTGGTTACCGCCAACACCATGGAGAATGTGAAGAAAGCCGTGGAACAG ATAAGAAACATCCTGAAGCAGGGTATTGAGACCCCTGAGGACCAGAATGATCTACGGAAGATGCAGCTTCGGGAGTTGGCCCGTTTGAACGGGACCCTTCGAGAAGATGATAACAG GATCTTAAGACCTTGGCAGAGCTCAGAGACCCGCAGCATTACCAATACCACAGTGTGTACCAAGTGCGGAGGGGCTGGCCATATTGCTTCCGATTGTAAATTCCAAAG GCCTGGTGACCCCCAGTCAGCTCAGGATAAAGCACGGATGGATAAAGAGTATTTGTCCCTCATGGCTGAACTGGGCGAAGCCCCTGTGCCAGCGTCCGTGGGCTCCACCTCTGGGCCTGCCACCACGCCCCTGGCCAGCGCGCCTCGGCCTGCTGCTCCCGCCAACAACCCACCTCCCCCG TCTCTCATGTCCACCACCCAGAGCCGCCCACCCTGGATGAATTCGGGCCCTTCAGAGAGTCGGCCCTACCACGGCATGCACGGAGGTGGTCCTGGTGGGCCCGGAGGTGGCCCCCACAGCTTCCCACACCCGTTACCCAGCCTGACAGGTGGGCACGGTGGACATCCCATGCAGCACAACCCTAACGGACCCCCACCCCCTTGGATGCAGCCGCCACCACCACCGATGAACCAGGGCCCCCACCCACCTGGGCATCATGGCCCTCCTCCAATGGGTAA ATCAGTACCTGGGAAGTACGCCTGTGGGCTCTGGGGTCTATCGCCTGCATCAAGGAAAAG GTATGATGCCACCGCCGCCTATGGGCATgatgccgccgccgccgccgcctcccagtgggcagcccccgccccctccctctggccctcttcccccatggcagcagcagcagcagcagcctccgCCACCCCCTCCGCCCAGCAGCAGTATGGCTTCCAGTACCCCCTTGCCATGGCAGCAAA ATACGACGACTACCACCACGAGCGCTGGCACAGGGTCCATCCCGCCATGGCAACAGCAGCAGGCGGCTGCCGCAGCTTCTCCAGGAGCCCCTCAGATGCAAGGCAACCCCACTATGGTGCCCCTGCCCCCCGGGGTCCAGCCGCCTCTGCCGCCCggggcccctccccctccgccgcctccgccgcctgGTTCCGCCGGCATGAT GATCCCTCCCCGCGGCGGCGATGGCCCGAGCCATGA
- the SF1 gene encoding splicing factor 1 isoform X6 produces MATGANATPLDFPSKKRKRSRWNQDTMEQKTVIPGMPTVIPPGLTREQERAYIVQLQIEDLTRKLRTGDLGIPPNPEDRSPSPEPIYNSEGKRLNTREFRTRKKLEEERHNLITEMVALNPDFKPPADYKPPATRVSDKVMIPQDEYPEINFVGLLIGPRGNTLKNIEKECNAKIMIRGKGSVKEGKVGRKDGQMLPGEDEPLHALVTANTMENVKKAVEQIRNILKQGIETPEDQNDLRKMQLRELARLNGTLREDDNRILRPWQSSETRSITNTTVCTKCGGAGHIASDCKFQRPGDPQSAQDKARMDKEYLSLMAELGEAPVPASVGSTSGPATTPLASAPRPAAPANNPPPPSRPPWMNSGPSESRPYHGMHGGGPGGPGGGPHSFPHPLPSLTGGHGGHPMQHNPNGPPPPWMQPPPPPMNQGPHPPGHHGPPPMDQYLGSTPVGSGVYRLHQGKGMMPPPPMGMMPPPPPPPSGQPPPPPSGPLPPWQQQQQQPPPPPPPSSSMASSTPLPWQQNTTTTTTSAGTGSIPPWQQQQAAAAASPGAPQMQGNPTMVPLPPGVQPPLPPGAPPPPPPPPPGSAGMMYAPPPPPPPPMDPSNFVTMMGMGVAGMPPFGMPPAPPPPPPQN; encoded by the exons ACTTTCCAAGTAAGAAGCGGAAGAGGAGCCGATGGAACCAAGATACGATGGAACAGAAGACGGTGATTCCGGGAATGCCTACGGTTATCCCCCCTGGACTTACTCGGGAACAAGAAAGAGCTTATATAG TGCAACTGCAGATAGAAGACCTGACTCGTAAACTGCGCACAGGAGACCTGGGCATCCCCCCTAACCCTGAGGACAG GTCCCCTTCCCCTGAGCCCATCTACAATAGCGAGGGGAAGCGGCTTAACACGCGCGAGTTCCGCACCCGCAAAAAGCTTGAAGAGGAGCGGCACAACCTCATCACGGAGATGGTTGCCCTCAACCCTGATTTCAAGCCGCCTGCAGATTACAA gcCTCCAGCAACACGGGTGAGCGATAAAGTAATGATTCCACAAGATGAGTACCCAGAAATCAACTTCGTGGGGCTGCTGATTGGGCCCAG AGGGAACACCTTGAAGAACATAGAGAAGGAATGTAACGCCAAGATTATGATTCGGGGAAAAGGGTCTGTCAAAGAAGGGAAGGTCGGGCGCAAAGATGGCCAGATGTTGCCTGGAGAAGATGAACCACTTCATGCCCTGGTTACCGCCAACACCATGGAGAATGTGAAGAAAGCCGTGGAACAG ATAAGAAACATCCTGAAGCAGGGTATTGAGACCCCTGAGGACCAGAATGATCTACGGAAGATGCAGCTTCGGGAGTTGGCCCGTTTGAACGGGACCCTTCGAGAAGATGATAACAG GATCTTAAGACCTTGGCAGAGCTCAGAGACCCGCAGCATTACCAATACCACAGTGTGTACCAAGTGCGGAGGGGCTGGCCATATTGCTTCCGATTGTAAATTCCAAAG GCCTGGTGACCCCCAGTCAGCTCAGGATAAAGCACGGATGGATAAAGAGTATTTGTCCCTCATGGCTGAACTGGGCGAAGCCCCTGTGCCAGCGTCCGTGGGCTCCACCTCTGGGCCTGCCACCACGCCCCTGGCCAGCGCGCCTCGGCCTGCTGCTCCCGCCAACAACCCACCTCCCCCG AGCCGCCCACCCTGGATGAATTCGGGCCCTTCAGAGAGTCGGCCCTACCACGGCATGCACGGAGGTGGTCCTGGTGGGCCCGGAGGTGGCCCCCACAGCTTCCCACACCCGTTACCCAGCCTGACAGGTGGGCACGGTGGACATCCCATGCAGCACAACCCTAACGGACCCCCACCCCCTTGGATGCAGCCGCCACCACCACCGATGAACCAGGGCCCCCACCCACCTGGGCATCATGGCCCTCCTCCAATGG ATCAGTACCTGGGAAGTACGCCTGTGGGCTCTGGGGTCTATCGCCTGCATCAAGGAAAAG GTATGATGCCACCGCCGCCTATGGGCATgatgccgccgccgccgccgcctcccagtgggcagcccccgccccctccctctggccctcttcccccatggcagcagcagcagcagcagcctccgCCACCCCCTCCGCCCAGCAGCAGTATGGCTTCCAGTACCCCCTTGCCATGGCAGCAAA ATACGACGACTACCACCACGAGCGCTGGCACAGGGTCCATCCCGCCATGGCAACAGCAGCAGGCGGCTGCCGCAGCTTCTCCAGGAGCCCCTCAGATGCAAGGCAACCCCACTATGGTGCCCCTGCCCCCCGGGGTCCAGCCGCCTCTGCCGCCCggggcccctccccctccgccgcctccgccgcctgGTTCCGCCGGCATGATGtatgccccgccccctcctcctccgcctcccaTGGACCCTTCTAACTTTGTCACCATGATGGGCATGGGGGTGGCGGGCATGCCGCCCTTCGGGATGCCTCCAGCTCCCCCACCGCCTCCACCACAGAACTAG